From a region of the Rhinolophus sinicus isolate RSC01 linkage group LG04, ASM3656204v1, whole genome shotgun sequence genome:
- the LOC109456910 gene encoding beta-defensin 130B, which produces MRLHSLLSVLLFFVIIIPKARTGIIPGKKQCVLLKGVCKNGGCTSTDDTIGVCNDEKKCCRKWWILSPYPTPVPKSKSP; this is translated from the exons ATGAGACTCCATTCCCTTCTTTCTGTTCTCCTCTTCTTTGTGATTATAATACCAAAAG CAAGGACTGGCATTATCCCGGGAAAAAAGCAATGTGTTCTTTTGAAAGGAGTGTGCAAAAACGGAGGCTGCACCTCCACAGATGATACCATTGGTGTATGTAATGACGAAAAAAAATGCTGTAGGAAGTGGTGGATATTGTCTCCCTATCCAACGCCGGTTCCCAAATCAAAATCTCCTTAG